A window of Ammospiza nelsoni isolate bAmmNel1 chromosome 19, bAmmNel1.pri, whole genome shotgun sequence contains these coding sequences:
- the OTOP3 gene encoding proton channel OTOP3, translating into MSDKKVSKPCHHCKSRSASVPADTTTIHYEKFWLYRHCSSVEQSHRQAQKAGQLFSGLLAMNVVFLGSAFISSMIFNRVAITLADVWILLSVLKVLCVFWVIYYLMGTSRKPHAVLYRDSHAGPIWVRGSVLLFGSCSILLNVFEIGYSTILVRCKSNVEILFPVIAILFIGTQIYFLWHHSKDCIQVQHNFTRCGLMVAIATNLLEWLLSVTNDSLHMEMESQLREVEQRFIGNETALCICPNTTICRVFQEGYILLYPFNTEYSLVCSSMLYVIWKNVGRTISHHHNLEKRPKFKLKGVLFGPVLGTSAVIIGACVFMMYQIQAATLDPSRQVLVIYFTYYIVLLPLMSVCAVVGTLIHALEKKELDTVQNPTRSLDAVLLMGAALGQIGMSYFSIVALMASNRRDLLNRLALAYSVLIIIQNITQNVFVIDGLHRRHVVAADEAKHARRCEQHTVAAELPGEEESAQDSVQEHSQTPPAKEEKEEDSKEVQNCEACRQRRMSMLELGQEIRKVSLSYIHTYSRLTWKRRVLREISFFLVLSNIILWIMPTFGSHPLFENGMERSFYGYSTWFVIVNFGLPLAVFYRMHSIGGLLEVYVTA; encoded by the exons ATGTCTGACAAGAAAGTCTCCAAGCCCTGCCATCACTGCAAGAGCAGATCAGCATCAGTCCCAGCAGACACCACCACGATCCACTATGAGAAGTTCTGGCTGTACCGTCACTGCTCCTCAGTGGAGCAGAGCCACCGGCAAGCTCAGAAGGCTGGGCAGCTCTTCTCAGGGCTGCTGGCCATGAACGTGGTGTTTCTGGGCAGCGCCTTCATCAGCAGCATGATCTTCAACAGGGTGGCCATCACTCTGGCAGATGTCTGGATTCTGCTCTCCGTCCTCAAGGTCTTGTGCGTGTTCTGGGTTATTTACTACCTGATGGGCACCAGCCGGAAGCCACACGCCGTGCTCTACAGAGACTCCCACGCCGGACCCATCTGGGTTAGGG ggtcagtgctgctgtttggcAGTTGCAGCATCCTCCTGAATGTGTTTGAGATTGGCTACAGCACAATCCTTGTCCGCTGCAAATCCAATGTGGAAATTTTGTTCCCTGTCATTGCAATCCTTTTTATTGGCACCCAG ATTTACTTTCTGTGGCATCACTCTAAGGACTGCATTCAAGTCCAGCACAACTTCACCAG gtGTGGGCTGATGGTCGCTATAGCCACCAACCTTCTGGAATGGCTCCTGTCGGTGACCAACGACTCCCTGCACATGGAGATGGAGTCTCAGCTGCGCGAGGTGGAGCAGCGATTCATAG GCAATGAGACTGCCTTGTGCATATGCCCAAACACGACCATCTGCAGAGTCTTCCAGGAGGGCTACATCCTGCTCTACCCCTTCAACACCGAGTACAGCCTGGTCTGCTCCTCCATGCTCTACGTCATATGGAAGAATGTGGGAAGAACCATCAGCCACCACCACAACCTGGAAAAGAGGCCCAAATTCAAGCTCAAGGGAGTGCTCTTTGGGCCAGTGCTGGGCACCAGTGCTGTAATCATCGGGGCTTGTGTTTTCATGATGTACCAGATCCAGGCCGCCACCTTGGACCCCAGCCGCCAGGTCCTTGTGATCTATTTTACCTACTACATTGTGCTCCTGCCCCTGATGAGTGTGTGTGCCGTGGTTGGGACACTCATCCATGCCTTGGAAAAAAAGGAGCTGGACACGGTGCAAAACCCAACCCGCAGCCTGGACGCGGTCCTGCTGATGGGCGCAGCCCTTGGCCAAATCGGCATGTCCTACTTCTCCATTGTGGCCCTGATGGCCAGCAACCGCAGAGACCTGCTGAACAGGCTTGCCCTGGCCTACTCTGTCCTCATTATCATTCAGAACATCACCCAAAATGTTTTTGTCATCGATGGGCTCCACCGGCGGCACGTTGTAGCAGCAGATGAGGCCAAGCATGCCAGACGCTGCGAGCAGCACAcggtggctgcagagctgcctggggaagaggagagcGCGCAGGACAGCGTACAGGAGCACAGCCAGACACCTCCTGccaaggaggaaaaggaggaagacagtAAAGAAGTGCAGAATTGTGAAGCCTGCCGCCAGAGACGAATGAGcatgctggagctgggacaggagatCCGGAAAGTTTCCCTGTCCTACATCCATACCTACTCTCGCCTGACCTGGAAGAGAAGAGTATTGAGGGAGATCTCGTTCTTCTTAGTTCTGAGCAACATCATA CTGTGGATCATGCCCACATTTGGGTCTCACCCCCTCTTCGAGAATGGAATGGAAAGGTCATTTTATGGCTACTCCACCTGGTTTGTGATCGTGAACTTCGGTCTCCCCTTGGCTGTGTTTTACCGCATGCACTCCATCGGGGGGCTCCTGGAGGTCTACGTGACAGCCTGA